The Pimelobacter simplex genomic sequence GCTCACCACGTTCGTCAATGCGCTGCTCTCGGCGCAGGCCGACGCGGTGTGCGGCGCCGGCTACGGCGAACGCAGCATGGAGCGCGTCAACTCCCGCAACGGCTACCGGCACCGCGACCTCGACACCCGCGTCGGCACTCTGGACGTCGCGGTTCCCAAGCTGCGCACCGGTTCGCTGTACCCCGAGTGGCTGCTGGAGCGCCGCAAGCGAGCAGAGCGGGCACTGACCAGTGTGGTCGCGACCTGTTACCTGCTCGGCGTCTCGACGCGGCGGATGGACAAGCTGGTGCAGACCCTCGGCATCACCGGCCTGTCCAAGAGCCAGGTCTCGGTGATGGCCAAGGAACTCGACGAGCACGTCGAGCAGTTCCGCACCCGACGGCTGGAGGAGGCCGGGCCGTTCACCTTCGTGGCCGCCGACGCGTTGGTGCTCAAGGTCCGCGAAGGTGGCCGGGTGGTGCCGGTCCACGTGCTGGTCGCCACCGGCGTCAACGCCGACGGGCACCGCGAGATCCTCGGCGTGCAGGTCACCAGCAGCGAGGACGGCGCCGGGTGGCTGGCCTTCTGGAGGGATCTGACCGCCCGCGGCCTGGCCGGGGTCAAGCTCGTCACCAGCGACGCCCACGCCGGGCTGGTGGCCGCGATCGGCGCCACGTTGCCCGGCGCCTCGTGGCAGCGCTGCCGAACCCACTACGCGGCGAACCTGATGTCGGCGACGCCGAAGTCCTCGTGGGGCTGGGTCAAGGCGCTGCTGCACTCGATCTACGACCAGCCCGACGCCGACGCTGTCCACGCCCAGTTCGACCGGGTCGTCGACGCCCTGGCCGAGAAG encodes the following:
- a CDS encoding IS256 family transposase, which produces MTAGPSIDPAQFLNEQLSQASPDLMRDLLTTFVNALLSAQADAVCGAGYGERSMERVNSRNGYRHRDLDTRVGTLDVAVPKLRTGSLYPEWLLERRKRAERALTSVVATCYLLGVSTRRMDKLVQTLGITGLSKSQVSVMAKELDEHVEQFRTRRLEEAGPFTFVAADALVLKVREGGRVVPVHVLVATGVNADGHREILGVQVTSSEDGAGWLAFWRDLTARGLAGVKLVTSDAHAGLVAAIGATLPGASWQRCRTHYAANLMSATPKSSWGWVKALLHSIYDQPDADAVHAQFDRVVDALAEKLPKVAEHLEDARADILAFTAFPKEIWRQIWSNNPNERLNREIRRRTDVVGIFPDRASIIRLVGAVLAEQHDEWAEGRRYLGLDVLARAQAVDTCVVEEVTEPELQALTA